CCACGCCCGTCCTCACCGTATCCAGCATGCCAAACAACGAGTCCGCGCCCAGCACATTCAGATCGCGCTCATACAGGTGGCCCTCCACGCGAAACTCCTCGCCTGTATTGCCCGACTGCGTCTTCGTCCCGTCGATGCGCCCCACCGCCAGCTCATAGTGCACAAACAGCCGCAGCGTGCGATCGCGCAGACGCATCATGTGCAGGTACAGCGGAATCACCGCCACCGTCGCCGCCAGCACCACCAGCAGCGGCGTTCCCGTCACCACACCGCGCAGCAACAGGTACAGCAACACGCCCGCCAGCACAAAGCCCGCGATCATCGCCTTCTGCAGAACGTCCGTCCGCGAGAAGTAACGCTTGTACGCCGCATCCAGAACCGCAAGCCGCGCAGGATAAAACGTCACTGCCGGTTCAACATCCGCCATCATGTTCATCGCCCTTCATCCTACCGCCGCCACTATCCGAGTGCCCCATTCATGGCGCGAAGCGACATGAATGGGCCCGCCACTACCTCTAAAAACTCATCTCGACCGAAGGCGCAAAGCGCCGCGCAGCGGAGAGACCGCTGGTCCCCAGCGAGCTTTGCTCATTGGGGTGGAAGAAACCCGTTTCTCCACCAAAAAGGCCAGCCTCACCACAGCCTCCCTGCCCACAGACCCCGCCCCAAACGCCAATCCCCATGTTTTGGCAAAATAAGAGAGCTATGTCCAAGCAACAATTCCAGACCGAAGTCTCCCAGCTGCTCCAGCTGATCGTCCATTCCCTTTACTCGCACCCCGAGATCTTCCTGCGCGAGCTGATCTCCAACTCCTCCGATGCGCTCGACAAGCTGCGCCACCTCACCCTCACCGACGACACCTACAAGGCGCTCCTCGGCTCCACCATCGCCTCCCCGCGCATCGACCTCGACCTCAACGAGGAGGCCAAGGCCCTCACCATCTCCGACACCGGCATCGGCATGAACGAGGAAGACCTCATCGCTCACCTCGGCACCATCGCCCGCTCCGGCACCAAGAACTTCCTCTCCCAGCTCTCCGGCGACGCCAAGAAGGACTCCAACCTCATCGGACAGTTCGGTGTCGGCTTCTACTCCGTCTTCATGGTCGCCGACAAGGTCGAAGTCTTCTCCCGCAAGGCCGGTGAAGACAAGACGTATCGCTGGACCTCCGACGGCAAGACCGGCTTCGAGATCGAAGAGGCCACCGGCTCCAACGCCCGCGCCACCGCCGGTACCACCGTCCTCATCCACTTCAACGAAGAGGGCGCGCCCTACGCCAACTCCTGGCGCCTGCAGGAGATCGTCAAGAAGTACTCCAACCACATCGCCTTCCCCATCTTCCTCACCTACGACAAGAGCGACTGGGACGCCGAGAAGAAGGAGTCCACCAAGTCCCGCGTCACCGAGCAGGTCAACGCCGCCTCCGCCATGTGGCAGCGCTCCAAGTCCGAGCTCACCGACGACGACTACAAGGAGTTCTACAAGTCCATCACCGGCGACTGGGAAGACCCCCTCTTCTGGTTCCATACCCGCGCCGAAGGCACCCTCGAATACACCACCCTCTTCTACATCCCGGCCAAGGCCCCCATGGACCTCTACCAGGCCGAGTACAAGGGCGGCATCAAGCTCTACGTCAAGCGCGTCTTCATCATGGACGACTCCAAGGAGCTGCTCCCGCAGTACCTCCGCTTCGTCCGCGGCATCATCGACTCCGAAGACCTTCCGCTCAACGTCTCCCGCGAGATCCTGCAGCAGAACAAGGTCCTCAACACCATCAAAACCG
The Acidobacteriaceae bacterium genome window above contains:
- the htpG gene encoding molecular chaperone HtpG — translated: MSKQQFQTEVSQLLQLIVHSLYSHPEIFLRELISNSSDALDKLRHLTLTDDTYKALLGSTIASPRIDLDLNEEAKALTISDTGIGMNEEDLIAHLGTIARSGTKNFLSQLSGDAKKDSNLIGQFGVGFYSVFMVADKVEVFSRKAGEDKTYRWTSDGKTGFEIEEATGSNARATAGTTVLIHFNEEGAPYANSWRLQEIVKKYSNHIAFPIFLTYDKSDWDAEKKESTKSRVTEQVNAASAMWQRSKSELTDDDYKEFYKSITGDWEDPLFWFHTRAEGTLEYTTLFYIPAKAPMDLYQAEYKGGIKLYVKRVFIMDDSKELLPQYLRFVRGIIDSEDLPLNVSREILQQNKVLNTIKTASVKKILSELKNIAANDKDKYAQFIAEYNRPLKEGVYGDFANRETLLDLVRFKSSSVEGLTSLAEARERMQPEQKALYYITGGNESLLRNSPLLEVYKKKGIEVLILDDDIDEIVFSSVPKYGDIDLKAVNKSTTSDDLKDDSTPEQAAEKAEALKPLLEKIKATLGDSVKEVRASSRLADSPSVIVSDEDEPSARMRQMMQAMGQKNLPDLQPTLEINPDHEIIRKLLANPEETKVADAAWLLFDQALLLEGVPLKDPTTFVQRL